Genomic DNA from Carnobacterium inhibens subsp. inhibens DSM 13024:
CATGTAGAAGTCAATACGGTCTATCAGATGTTTCAAATGGTCGCTAAGCTATTGGGAAGAGACGATATTGGCACGCAACCGCTGCGTAAGACGTTTGGTTACCACTTTACAAAAAGACCAAAGACGTGGCTACGTTTTTGGTCTTAGCAGCGAGAAAATCGCGAAGCGCTATATTGGGATTAATGAAGATGAAATTAGTGAGACATTATTAAATTTCCGTTTGGGATTTTAATTCATACCATTGTATTTTTTTTCTGATAAATTAGGACAGTCAAACTTTATTAGAAGAGGTTAGAACCCCACATACTAACAGAAGAAGCTCCTCTGTAATTCGCAACTTCTTTGCCAACAATCGCGTTTAAATCAGTTAATGTCTGAGGAGATTTAAATTCGTTAGCCATTAAGTAAGAGTTGATTTTTCTACTTAACTTTACACAAACAAGTCTATAATCATCACCATCAGAAATCTTTTTAGCATAGTCAAATAATGATTGAGAAAATTCACTGTCTTTTTTTATTTCTGGATCTGAATAGGCTTTGCTAATGGCATCTATAATTTTTCCTTCATTATTATTCATAAATTAGTTCCTTTCTAGTTTTAAGACCATGGACCACTTTGAACCCAACCATTAACTATGATTTTGCCAATTTCACTCTGTGCTTTATTCCAGTCTACCCAACATTTGGTTTTATTACAATAAACACCATTTGGATAAGCCGTTGCAGCTTCTACATTTATAGAACTGAATAACAATCCTAGTCCACTTACCAAAATAAAAACTGTTGCAAACTTAATTAATTTTTTTTCATAACGAACCCCCTATGTATTTTTTTAGGTATTATATAAACAAAATTATTTTAACTATTTTTCCCCAAACGGATAAAGTTAATTTCATCTTCTATAAGCATAGCTATCTATGTTTATAGGGTCTTTTTGAAACGAACGAGATGATTAGACAATCAACACTTATAAACGACATAGAAAAAGCAACCAAATCCATGCCTACTAACTGTCGATTTTGGGTGATTATTATCAGACATTTGATTATTTTTAATCATGTTTTTT
This window encodes:
- a CDS encoding bacteriocin immunity protein, translating into MNNNEGKIIDAISKAYSDPEIKKDSEFSQSLFDYAKKISDGDDYRLVCVKLSRKINSYLMANEFKSPQTLTDLNAIVGKEVANYRGASSVSMWGSNLF
- a CDS encoding class II bacteriocin; translation: MVSGLGLLFSSINVEAATAYPNGVYCNKTKCWVDWNKAQSEIGKIIVNGWVQSGPWS